GGCggaagtagtgcatgtgtacgcacctttaaacttaccgtatatactcgcatataagctgacccgcatataagccgaccccccaacttttatctaaaaaacatttaaaaaaaaggattgacccgcgtataagccgagggtaggaaatgcgGCAGCTCCTGAGGTTTGTATGCACATGTACTAAAAGAAGCCAAGAGATTATGTGAACATCCATAGAAACAGACACAAAACTGATCCAACTGTTAACTGACAAAACAGGACTGGACAGTTTGGCAGCTTTACACttattcttttaaaaaaaacataaaactatTCTATATTCTCATCAGTTTGAGATTATAAAGCATTCCTGAATCCTGATAGAAGAAATGTGTTTTGTGCACACAAGCTTGTGCAACAGCCACCTGTcacacactaccccccccccccccccgtatatatCCCTGTCACAcattaccctcccccccccccccatatatacaAACTCCCTCTGTATTTTCTCTGCTACAAAGCTAATTTGATGTGTGCAGCACCCTGAAGTCAAACCTGCAGGGGATCTGCCATTTGCCGACACAGAAGCAACTTCAATGCTCTGCGGATTACTTCTGAAGGAGTGCAGGGCTGAGAGGGGAGTCCAGGGCTCACCGCGGGAGTCTTCTCTTCAGGAGTGCCCAGTTCACAGCGGGAGTCTTGCACGGCTGAGAGGACGTTCGGGGCCATCTGCAGTAGTCTGTTTGGCGGGTGTCTAgggagagcagagcagcagcaataTATAGCTGGGATCACAGCAGGAGCGCTCTTCCGTGTTCATAATCTCGTGCTTCCTGCTGTCTCTGCACCCTGTGAGCCCATAGGCTGGTAATAGCTAGTAATAGCCAATGGACTCACAGGGTGCAGAGACAGCAGGAAGCGCGAGATTACAAACACGGAAGATCCCGGCTATAcattgctgctgctctgctctcccTGGACACCTGCCAAGCAGACTACTGCAGATGGATGGTCCCGAACGTCCTCTCAGCCGTGCAAGACTCCCGCATCCGACCACTGTGCTCTCCTCTCCACCGCCTGCATCCgatctcctctgctctctgtccGCACACCTTCGGCCCCGATCAGCCGGTCAGCATGTCACTGTTCAGAATCACCGCCGCATCACGGCTGCACTCTCCAATCTTCACAGGGTCAGTCAGGTCAATCCGCACCGCATACCCCTCACTGCAGAAAGAAGCTCAACAAATAGTGACGAGCATATAGGCTGAGGGGGTGACTTTTCAGcatattttttgtgctgaaaaatgcggCCTGTATGCGAATATATATGGTAGTTCTGTCTCCAGAGAATCTAGCAGGCAGTGAAAGTTTAGGTTCCGGATCTGAATTTTAGGAACAGGATTTGTAACTGCAGTTTGTTCAACTTGAATATTTTTGGCATTTTCAGAGGTAGATGCAGAGGTATTGAGTTGTTTTTGGAGTTGAGTAGGAACTTCTTCCACAGAAATATGTAATTGAGCAACCAGATCACACAGAACCTCTATTTGAGAACACTCCCCGTCAGCGTTCATCTTGCAAGTTTTTGGGGATTATGGTCCGTGATACTGTAATGCCTGGTAGTGGCaaatctcctgctttctttcggccactataccccaatctgtcaccaccttcttcaccctatgtggcaaaTCCCTGATGGAATGGGAGGTGAGGAAATAACACCTGcttgacttcggttacacccaggcctttggaGGTGCAAGATATAGCAGCTGAGGATGAGAAAGCCAGAGGAGTACCCCAGAGGTAACTtctgaggctagtaacacagttccgcAGTATCACATACACGGTTTAGGCAAAGAAATACAAGTATAATATCTTCATGCAAAACTATTCAACAGCAATAGCAATTGTGATAAGAGTTTATGAAGCAGTTCCAGAAGATTTGCATGCAGAATAGCAACAGATAATTATGGATGTGATATGACACAGTTCCTTGAGCCTGCATGCAAGAGTATGTGAACAGCTAACAGAAGTTCCAGTGAATATATGACAAGTTTAGTAAGAGTAGTGGCATACAGGGTTAACTGATTGATAAGGAGAGTAGACCTTATACTTATCATCCAGAGTAGTGGCATACAGGGATATCCAATAACAGTCCaaggtcagtccaggcggcaagcaaggGGTGTACAGTAACTTAGCAGAGGTTGGTCCAGGCGGCAAACAAGGGAagtccagtaactagcagaggtcagtccaggcagcaagcaaagggTTATCCAGGAATCAAGAAGAGGTTAAACACAACAGACTAGTCAATCCGAGGTTGAAGTCCAGAATATCAGCAGAGAtcagagtgcgcacccagcaactagccaaagctatgcttatcatgggcgatgactgggagcactctgcactctACAATACATACAAATCAAAATCattctccaatcagtggccggccaccttctgcacaaccaatcacacagcaaagCCCTGACAGAAAAAGAACAGCTGACTGCACTGCAATCAGctgagcgggtcagctgactattgtttactatTGAGGAGGGCGTACTGCGAACGCGTCCTCCACCTATCAGCTTACGCGGACTGTGAGTCACCGGCAGGGCCGGCAGCGAGGAACAAGCGACAAGACACGGAAATGACAGAATCTACCCAGGTCTCAGCTGCATTTTCACCGCTAACAGGTACATTCCTTAAACACCATCTCTTTCAGTATTTGCCAACCTCACTGGCTCCTGAGTGACCAGAGACAATGGCCACACAAGGAACTCCACACTCTGCATGTGTGCCAAGCCTACCTCACaggactgtgatgatccgctcagctggctgcacaggcagacagctgtttgtccattcctctagtctgtgggctgcaggtctctggaacagagacctgtctttccattgcaagtttctggtctgttctcttatgcaaatcccctacctgccttctttgatgactggcactataagagctttatgtttcccagaatgctttgctggacatttcccttccatgctcagttcctgatggacactgctggagtgtcagccattgctatctagtatagttaattcctgggggttgctttaggctccccttctagcccagtcaggttgtattatctgtattgcctgttctgtcttgtcttgcctgtttgccattgttctgtccctatggtggttgacaggaaatggttctgatctctgttcttggagtatagctggtgcagcggttgctaccagctatctcttctgttctgtcttctgggatcgcgctagctactttttgctagcgctggggatccttctgttctgtctcctgggatcgcgctagctactttttgcgagcgctggggatccttctgttctgtcttgtctgtcgcgattgcgctgtcaccagcggcggttgatagcgaatcgctctgtcttgtttagatcgcactagccgctagcgttagcggctgtggatctttctgatctgtgttcctgcttggatcacacttgctctggcggaagagcggtggatcctttctgcctagttcctgtttttcgtgtgtctgtcttgtccgctacgcttgctgcaggctcggtgaggtaaccgttaagcaagcgctcgcgtcctctgtttcctgtttgtctgttaatggttagttaggcgtgcttgtctctattgtgcttatcacgtggagatcgcgcataaccgcgtgcactgttgcgaatgagtgcggtgttcgcggttagctagcgttgttattttccgtatctccttattgtatttgctgtgcctttgctaccctcgtattctattctgatctgccttgtgtcacgtctggcgatcgcacctctcgcgatcgcgttcctatttcgtatctgctgttgtgtgtgcgcggtcgcggggtggcgactggattggcgcacacacatacaacctatccctttgctcaatctcattcgcaatcgcctctcttgcgattgcgttctgcgcttcgtacaattcctgtctggcacttgtggaggtacagaggattggttcctctgcactccccagcgccatctgccgacaggaatttccctctacaggtgcgtagcaccttttgctgggtgcctgcaaatatacgcttgtggaggatttccgccgtgtcagcgcacgcgttgtgcgctgatcacggagaaagttccacaatcgtgacaaggACATGTTATCTTGGTGGGTGCTCACAGCTGCACCGTGCCTGACCTGGGTGCCATCATagacataattattattattattattattattattatgtattgtatttataaagcaccaacatattgtgcagcactgcacaatagataaatgggttaacatacaaggaagAACattcaggaaactcacaacaaaaaaagatcatgcaaatgatttgataacaatacagtgtcataggtcaaaatagagagttttctagtccacaagaggggggcagacagtaagattgcataatcaagatagaaacactagggagggccctgccagaggcttacaatctaaaggatggtAACGTAATGCTATTATGTCTATAGTGGTGCAGTGGGATTTTAAATTGAATTGGGTGCCAGCAATAGCCAGGCCCCAAATGacttgctacaactcagagggggaatagtatttaacaccgcatgGAACTTCAGAGGCAGCAGGGTGAGACATCGATTTTTTCACCCTGTGACCCAACTGACTGGGCGGATATGTAATCCTACCTCAGGCTATCTCCGGGGTCACTCACCACACCGAGTCAACACTCAGTGGGCCTAATGAGTCTGTCTGCCACTCGTTCAGCCTTCACCTGGGTCACCAGTACTTGAGTCCCATTCACTCCAGCACTTTAGTAGCTTATCTGCTACATCAGACTGCCCAGCCTCTATCTGCTGCACAGCCCTCAAGGAGCCACCTTCCTCCACACGTGGTCCACTGCATACTTTCAACAGCAGCCTCTTATGCAGTTGCAGCAGGTGAGTTGCTGCAGAACTCAGGCTtggtcaggggaggactgggaccttttggcctggagggaaaacacaatctagaggcccgttttcatggcagccccagtCACACACGTACGCCACATGTTATATGCCGGTAGGCActtgggaaatacagcaaggacacttgagggacagagacaggtaaagtataaaggcACTGGCACTGGGggggtacataatacattttgaattACAATGGCTGGGGTTTCCGTCGTTTACATGATTATCGCACTTGATCGACCACATCAgcccaagatttcccagcatctccgattgatacatgcaaccaatttccacccaaaatcagtcaaatctTCGATTGGGCGTGTTTGTGGCAgcacagatttttatctgattcaataataGTTATTTAAATGGTTAGTGGATCggcgtcaaaaacttttcaacctagataaTAGCCTAAGTAGCTGTACACatacagtcattttaacaatggtgagagaccagatacattttttttccacggaccctgcaggcaagcctctgctctgcatcttgctgtgtacatttaccagcttgcccgcccTCTAACTGCTCTGTAATTGGGTGTTTAcatccctcagccagcctagtggttcacattgccttatacaaaaaaatgaatgtaccaggcactgtaccagccctaaatcattaaatgagaggcagcctggggggaaatatcctcccttcccccctggccagtcctgccTTGGGCTTGGTCTTGGAGGAGTGGTGTTTAACTGCCTTATGACCGCatcatgccgattggcgtgaacacaACAGCTCccccagaaagctctgttggtgggcagaaaaggaggaggggtatcacttgtgtgctgagttgtacggctctGCAGCTAGCCCTTGCAGCTGATGTGGCCTGGattgtaaaaatagcctggtcactaggggggtgtaagcctgtggtccttaagtggttaaaaaatcagCCAAGCAGCTCCAGAGAGGTATTAAactaaacaataaaaaaacaacaactatccCACAAGTGGTGCACAATTGTCTCAAAAGATATCATTTTTGCTGTTATCTGATCAGTAATAGCAACTTCTTTTAAGCTATAGACTTGGCTTAAGTGAATCTTTATTTTAGTAAGATATCATCAATTCATTAAGATAATAAGCTGAACATGTCACTGGTGTGAAGCTAATTAGAGATCAGCAACACTTCGTACACTCGAGGAATAGATACAgaagtgtctctgtgtccctcaggGATGTCCTCTCTCCTCTTGCCCCTCTATAAAATACCCCGGCACTGCAGACATTAAACATGCCTGACATGCTAATGCTTGACAGATGAATACAGCTAGAATTCTACATCAATTTAGCCTTATCTTCATACCACCAAAGAGACTCACACTGTAAGTAGAATTGAGAAGGGAAGAGGCAATGTTTTATACTTGGTTATACTTGTGTTTTGTGTCTTGTTAATTTATAgaattgcttaaagtggatccgagatgaactttttactcactgcataattgtgttcctttcctattgtttatagggcattcctcaagccaaatacttttttgttttcgttttattgctctaattccctataaactaaataagccactcccactggttttcagagagccaaggcactctcagacagtagcaagggctcatgggagctcagtctgggcaggaggagggggaggtattactagccagagatttcagaggcagagggggggagggaggaggaggggggattagttttctttgttcaagatgcagataagcctgcctctgtgtaatgtttacaaacaacatggctgctgtcattgtatcacaggaagaactattcttattctattaaagctgtttgcagctagatttgctgtgtaaactatctaaactttagataagatatatagacaagttacttgttatagttagtttatcatctcggatccgctttaatcttTTGTTCCACAACTGTTCATGTAGTTCAGCAGCTCATCATTTATGGCCCTGATGTCCATCAAAATGCTTGAGGCCTGACGCTAAGGGCTGCATGCCTTAACAAAAATACCTGatcaaaaaaaagtatataaactaggcacagaggtatgttcagatGGTGGGTACATACCTCTGTGCTCTGTCTCTTGGCCACTTGGCTCCCCTTGCCCCCACAATCTCTGGTCAAAAATACATGGATTTCTCTCTTCAGGAACAGAACAAATTGTCAAGGGTGGTGGCAGGGTGGAGTACAGACCAATATCTGGCAGTAGAATAGTCAGAAGAAACAAGCAGGTGATAGGGACCAGTGGTAGGCAATGCAGATGGTAATCAAGCCAAAGGTTAAAGTCAAGCTGCAGTGATCATAAATGGGCACACTAGCCaaacagggccagcgctaccatagaggcaaaggaggcaatttccccagggccccagagcctgtaggggcccccagtggctacaagaggaaaaacaacatttcaaaaagaccttatagtttttgagaaaatcgattttaaagtttcaaaggaaaaaaatacacatttaaaagccgccgactttaagggcccttttccactagcagtcgctagcgttcgcgctgaacgctagagattgctgaatcgcaattccgccgttttcccgacgtttgcggccgcaattttgctatgctatgcactgcatagcaaaatcgcggcaaaagtcgctccgcggcgcgatcgcgatcaagtaaaaaacgaatcgcggtagtggaaatgacctaccacgattcctatgttaaaaagcaaaccgtagcgattgtaaaatcgctagcggtttgcggttttgcgattcagctagcgcaaacgcgctagtggaaaagggccctaatggttTATAGCAAATCCATGTTAAATGCTAGAAAACCTAAATGTGCAGGATATGGTAAggtgatcattgggaataagaggaagtttttttttctaaaagaacttataaaatcgattttaaagtttcaaaggaaaaaagtatacttttaaatgcggtaaatgtcacttttagtagcaaacctaacggtagtttaattttacatgtatcaaaagaaagagcaataaatttcctgacggggttttcaGGGGGTCCATGTGCAGTACGtatggacctcctggaaacccctccgcagccacagcgctttggccagagatcgctatacagccgcaatgcgGCTGTATGAAgaaccctggcattttttcctattttcccaatttttattttttttatgtttagagtgtgggaattttttttttttaaatatttggggtcccccctcctgaaactcttgaaccccttgtctcccatgcaagctgggatagccagaatgtggagctccgaccgattggggcttcacaccctgactataccagctgcaaacaaggtcccttaatgccgatttttgttctggggtatctgttggggggccccccaggtttattttgccctggggccccattgttgctaaaaccgACACTGTAGCCAAAGTCAGGCCAGGAGGAGTTCAGAAATGTGACAGGCCACAACAGTAAGACACACAATAAGTGGATCTAGCTCAAGATGTTAGAGCTGCAGAGGATACAGGAGTGTCCTGCAGTCTAAGGTGGCCTTAAATAGGTTATCAAGGGAGGAGGAGTAACCTATCACTGCAGTGCTATTATGATTCTTATTccgattgcatgtgtgtatgtatggcacATGCACCATGCAAGTAGGAATGGCAATGTTTAGGAGGAATCATCAGtttaatcagctgatagatttgtaaggttctgatttgctgtgatgacctgGCTTAATGCATAATCATGACCGCCAAATTAGAGCCTTACagctctatcagctgatcaaactgatcacatgcttctccatgagttttcctaagcattgccatgcaTAGTTGCAAGTAACGTGAATGTAAAAGTGCTTGAGTTCCACGAGAACATATCAACCTCCTCTTAGAGCCCATGCATGAAATAACAGCCGGGACTAGACATTGAGGTCATACATGTAAGCCATAGCATTGGCCACTGTTATATGGTGTGTCCCGGCTTCAGGATGTGTGACTCATCAGGCCTCATTGGAGAAGGTGTCTCAGACTTCCAGGGTGCCGGAACTCACCGGATGGTCCAGGATAGAGAGAAGCCATGGAAATCAGTTGTGATTGTAAACTTATTTTCTGAAAAGAATATGTTTATATACATATTTTCAAGTCCCCCTTTGCAAGTAAATGTTAAGGAGGTGCCTACAAAGAAATGCAGATCAACTTTGAACAAATTCGCTGAGGATACAAATTTCAATCATAAATAAGCCTATTCACATGAACTTGATTTTGACCTATACTGGTTCTCCAATAGCTTAACAGCTGTGGTAATACTGTATCTGTGATTTCATCCTCGGAAATTCTCTATTTTATTACTTAGGTATTCCCATTCCAATTCCTGGTTACATATCTTGACACTAAGTTCCTACTACCTGCCCATTCTTCCATCTATTCTTGTCTTATTGGTTCTCTCAactctttttattgtttttcaggTACAAACTATTTCAAATAGGATTATCAGATGTGGTATCTTGGTGGACACTGTCATGTCcatcccaatgcaagttttatgtCTAAAACAGGTTTTCAACTAAAACAAACATCTTGAGttagataattttgtttccaAGATTTACTCAAGAaccaatttgtgtgtgtgtgtgtgtgtgtgtgtgtgtgtgtgtgtagtgtgtgtgtgtgtgtgtgtgtgtgtgtgtgtgtgtgtgtgtgtagggtgtgtgtagggtgtgtgtggtgtgtgtgtgtgtatgtagggtgtgtgtgtgtgtgtgtgtgtgtgtgtgtgtgtagtgtgtagggtgtgtgtggtgtgtagtgtgtggtgtatgtgtgtgtgtatgtgtgtgtggtgtgtagtgtgtgtgtgtgtgtgtgtgtgtgtgtgtgtatgtgtgtggtgtgtagtgtgtgtgtgtagtgtgtgtgtgtgtgtagtgtgtgtgtgtgtgtgtgtgtgtgtgggggggggggggggggtgtatggtgtgtagtgtgtgcgtgtgtgtgtgtgtgcgtgtgtgtgtagggtgtgtgtgtgtgtgtgtgtgtagtgtgtgtgtgtgtgtgtgtgtgtgtagggtgtgtgtggtgtgtgtgtgtgtgtagggtgtgtgtgtgtgtgagtgtgtgtgtgtagggtgtgtgtggtgtgtagtgtgtggtgtgtgtgtgtgtgtgtgtgtgtgtgtagggggtgtgtggtgtgtagtgtgtggtgtgtgtgtgtgtgtgtgtgtgtgtgtgtgtgtgtgtgtgtgtgtagggtgtgtgtggtgtgtgtgtgtatgtagggtgtgtgtgtgtgtgtgtgtgtgtgtagtttgtagggtgtgtgtggtgtgtagtgtgtggtgtatgtgtgtgtgtgtgtgtagggtgtgtgtggtgtgtagtgtgtagtgtgtagtgtgtgtgtgtgtgtgtgtgtgtatgtgtgtgtggtgtgtagtgtgtgtgtgtgtgtgtgtgtgtgtgtgtgtgtgtgtgtgtgtgtagggtgtgtgtgtatgtgtgtgtggtgtgtagtgtgtgtgtgtagggtgtgtgtgtgtgtgtgtgtgtgtgtgtgtgtgtgtgtgtgtagtgtgtgtgtgtgtgtgtagtgtgtgtgtgtgtgtgtgtgtgtgtgtgtgtgtgtgtgtgtgtgtgtgtgtgtgtgcgtgtgtgtgtgtgtggggggggggtgtggtgtatggtgtgtagtgtgtgtgtgtgtgtgtgtgtgtgtgtgtgtgtgtgtgtgtgtgtgtgtgtgtgtgtgtgtagggtgtgtgtgtgtgtgtgtgtgtgtgtgtgtgtgtgtgtgtgtgtgtgtgtagtgtgtgtgtgtgtgtgtgtgtagggtgtgtgtgtgtgtgtgtgtggggggtgtgtgtggtgtgtgtgtgtgtgtgtgtgtgtgtgtgtgtgtgtgtgtgcagggtgtgtgtgtgtgtgtgtgagtgtgtgtgtgtagggtgtgtgtggtgtgtagtgtgtagtgtgtgtgtgtgtgtgtgtagggggtgtgtggtgtgtagtgtgtagtgtgtggtgtgtgtgtgtgtgtgtggtgtgtgtgtgtgtgtgtggtgtgtagtgtgtgtgtatgtgtgtgtgtgtgtgtgtgtgtgtgtatgtgtgtgtgtgtagagtgtgtgtgtgtgtgtgtgtgtgtgtgtgtatgtgtgtatggtgtgtagtgtgtgtgtgtgtgtgtagggtgtgtgtgtgtgtgtgtgtgtgtgtgtgtagggtgtgtgtgtgtgtgtgtgtgtgtgtgtgtgtatggtgtgtagtgtgtgtgtgtgtagggtgtgtgtgtgtagtgtgtgtgtgtgtgtgtgtgtgtgtgtgtgtgtgtgtgtgtagggtgtgtgtggtgtgtggtgtgtagtgtgtgtgtagtgtgtggtgtgtgtgtggtgtgtgtggtgtgttataGTCACAGTAGTACATAGTGtacatatcttaaaaagtaaggaATCACACAAAATAGATATGACCCTTTCCTACACCAAAGAACAAAGTATCCTTTCATCTTCTACATAATTTGTCTTATAGATCAGAGAAATTGTCTGTGTTTTTCTTCAGTATTCTTCCATCAACAAAGTATGTGTGAGGCCAATCAAACACAAGTGACACAGATTTGTCTACTTGGGTTCCAAGGCCTATACAAATTCAAATTTGTATTTTTTGCTGGGTTTCTATCATCCTATATCTTGGTACTCAGTGGCAACTTTCTTATAATCACATTGGTGACTACCTCACATCATCTAAAAataccaatgtttatttttttgaaacACTTGGCCATCACGGATATTCTTCTGACTACTACCATAGTGCCTTTGATGCTGCACATTATATTGGTTGATGAAGGAATCTTGCCATTTATTGGTTGCATTGCCCAACTTTATTGCCTTGGCATTTTTGGATGTGTTCAAATTTTTCTCATCACAGCTATGTCCTATGATCGATATTTGGCTATTTGTATACCATTGCGCTATGCCTCCCTTATGAACATTCATGTTTGTCTCCAATTAGTTGTTGGTTTATGGTTCTTAGGCACCCTGGTAATGTCAAGTGAAATCATTGTAGTGTGTCAGTTACATTTCTGTGGTTTTAATTATATTGATCATTTCTTTTGTGATTTTGTGCCAGTTGTGGAACTATCTACATCAGACAAATTTTATTTTGTGATACAAGACACCATTAGTAATATATGTATCATCGCCAGTCCATTTGCATTCATTGTCATAACCTATGCCTGTATCTCTTTTTCGATAATGAAGATATCCTCTGCTAATGGGCGAAGAAAGGCCTTCTCTACTTGTAGCTCCcacttgaccacagtttgcacttATTACGGGACTTTAATTACTGTTTATATAGTTCCAACTGACTTCAGCTCAGTcaacataaataaatacaggTCTTTGTTGTACCTTGTGGTGACACCAATAATGAACCCCATCATCTACAGCCTGAGGAACAGAGAAATCAAGAGAACTTTGCTTAAACTGCTCAGGAAATCAAGAAAAGTTATTTACGTATAAAAATTCTAAaaactttgttttcatttgttgACTTTTTGGCCTTAcagctc
This DNA window, taken from Hyperolius riggenbachi isolate aHypRig1 chromosome 3, aHypRig1.pri, whole genome shotgun sequence, encodes the following:
- the LOC137561971 gene encoding olfactory receptor 10A3-like yields the protein MCEANQTQVTQICLLGFQGLYKFKFVFFAGFLSSYILVLSGNFLIITLVTTSHHLKIPMFIFLKHLAITDILLTTTIVPLMLHIILVDEGILPFIGCIAQLYCLGIFGCVQIFLITAMSYDRYLAICIPLRYASLMNIHVCLQLVVGLWFLGTLVMSSEIIVVCQLHFCGFNYIDHFFCDFVPVVELSTSDKFYFVIQDTISNICIIASPFAFIVITYACISFSIMKISSANGRRKAFSTCSSHLTTVCTYYGTLITVYIVPTDFSSVNINKYRSLLYLVVTPIMNPIIYSLRNREIKRTLLKLLRKSRKVIYV